In the genome of Lynx canadensis isolate LIC74 chromosome X, mLynCan4.pri.v2, whole genome shotgun sequence, one region contains:
- the LOC115506729 gene encoding transcription factor SPT20 homolog — MQQALERALDRAEYVIASAQQRPPKRKGSASGGASLDEKLYDLYVEECGEEPEATEELRSNVNLLEKLLRRESLPCLVVNLYPGKEGYSLMLEGENGSYSETIRLPYEEGELLEYLDAEQLPPALVDLLEKSQVNFFHSGCVIAQVRDYRQCSREPPGYASRHILLRPTMQTLACDVQSMTSDDQTWTQEDRLLLESQLILATAEPLCLDPSVSVACTANRLLYNKQKMNTGPMKRSFKRYSAPSLNRQQELSHRPPPPELRVWASCKKSRERQAGLQHDLKISKAGNCVDMWKQRPCDLAVPSGVDVQKYARGKKSARYDSSPPTAWPAHKVEGDSVLGYEAGGESQTAQLTSVQPPNDPPLSGRRRPCKEARREGQGSPPHSSTDDHPDSVRPGSKTDAGTEAIRSAVLVQRKAKCPATASHGSSGPASLSQPPPGKETAQPETASVWSSVLGKGVSHPPLRFRLSWSSGGTRSGNSFIPVEASGFLKPPAPAPAPAPAPQPPSLSQNSSVDVTQVSMLPAATLPTTGSSQRSLATQVTARSPGPNIIQLAGPVCGAQALARGSSPGQGSTAGATDPAGIQPGSLPSGARPPNAVRTAAQAASPVRVQFFLKNASGLKPVTLLELPQGSPPLSAQQQPEQRLYQLIPQEQLQQASASGPWQPVPRGPGARGPAPPETASPAQQAVVLSLLGQGQGWGRGQGSLLQPQAAVLSLLGCAAETQGRAGPSGPRHTLQLSPASQRWPQQQARQHRILQHPVAVTTVATQTAQPSWGQRAASQSEVIEVPSSVVLSIFTLLRSASLELLSSCRSDALVPVKHQLPISLSPSPGMHGIIFCVRECDCFRAFG, encoded by the exons ATGCAGCAGGCTTTAGAACGAGCTCTGGACCGTGCGGAGTACGTCATTGCCAGTGCCCAGCAGAGGCCTCCTAAAAGGAAAGGCTCAGCGAGTGGGGGCGCATCTCTGGATGAAAAACTTTATGACCTGTATGTGGAAGAATGCGGGGAAGAGCCTGAGGCTACGGAGGAATTAAGAAGCAACGTGAACTTGTTGGAGAAGCTCCTGAGGAGAGAGTCGTTGCCGTGCTTAGTGGTCAACCTATACCCAGGGAAGGAGGGATATTCGCTGATGCTCGAGGGCGAAAATGGATCCTATTCGGAGACCATTCGACTGCCTTACGAAGAAGGGGAGTTGCTCGAATACTTGGATGCTGAACAATTACCTCCTGCTCTGGTGGATCTCCTGGAAAAATCTCAGGTTAACTTTTTTCACTCTGGGTGTGTCATAGCCCAGGTACGGGACTACCGGCAGTGCAGTCGGGAACCTCCCGGCTACGCGAGCAGGCATATTCTCCTGCGGCCAACGATGCAGACGTTAGCCTGCGACGTGCAGTCCATGACCAGCGATGACCAGACCTGGACCCAGGAAGACAGGCTTTTGCTGGAGAGCCAGCTGATCTTAGCCACGGCCGAACCGCTGTGTCTTGATCCTTCTGTATCAGTAGCCTGCACTGCAAACAGGCTGCTCTATAACAAGCAAAAGATGAACACTGGCCCCATGAAAAGGAGCTTCAAGAGGTATTCTGCACCCTCCCTGAACCGGCAGCAGGAGCTGTCTCATCGTCCACCTCCTCCTGAGCTGAGAGTATGGGCCTCTtgcaagaaaagcagagaaaggcaAGCAGGTCTGCAGCACGACCTCAAAATTTCTAAAGCGGGGAACTGCGTCGATATGTGGAAACAGAGACCCTGTGACTTGGCCGTACCGTCTGGAGTGGACGTGCAGAAATACGCCAGGGGGAAGAAGTCCGCCAGATACGATAGCTCGCCACCGACGGCCTGGCCAGCCCACAAGGTAGAAGGTGATTCCGTATTGGGCTATGAAGCTGGCGGTGAGTCTCAGACAGCGCAGCTGACTTCCGTGCAGCCGCCGAATGACCCACCTTTGTCTGGAAGAAGAAGGCCCTGCAAAGAAGCCAGACGTGAGGGACAGGGGTCTCCTCCGCACTCCTCCACAGACGACCATCCAGACAGTGTCCGGCCTGGCTCCAAGACGGATGCTGGGACGGAAGCCATTCGGTCAGCTGTCTTGGTCCAGCGCAAGGCCAAGTGTCCCGCCACCGCGTCACACGGCTCCAGTGGCCCAGCCAGCCTCAGCCAGCCGCCTCCCGGGAAGGAAACAGCACAGCCTGAGACGGCGTCGGTTTGGTCTTCAGTCCTGGGGAAGGGAGTCAGCCATCCACCTCTACGCTTCAGACTTTCCTGGAGCTCAGGAGGGACTCGGTCAGGCAACAGTTTCATCCCAGTGGAGGCAAGCGGCTTCCTTAAACCTCcagctcctgctcctgctcccgcTCCTGCTCCTCAGCCCCCGAGTCTTTCCCAGAATTCGTCTGTGGAC GTGACTCAAGTTAGCATGCTTCCCGCGGCCACCCTACCCACTACCGGCTCATCACAAAGAAGCCTGGCCACCCAGGTCACGGCCCGCTCCCCTGGCCCCAACATCATCCAGCTGGCGGGCCCGGTCTGTGGAGCCCAGGCTTTGGCGAGGGGTTCCAGCCCCGGGCAGGGCtctaccgctggggccacagaTCCTGCGGGAATCCAGCCCGGCAGCCTGCCCTCGGGAGCTCGGCCACCAAATGCAGTGCGCACTGCAGCACAGGCTGCGTCTCCAGTCCGcgttcagttttttttaaaaaatgcttcaggCCTCAAGCCGGTGACTCTGCTGGAGCTTCCGCAAGGTTCGCCCCCTTTGAGCGCCCAGCAGCAGCCAGAGCAGCGGCTCTATCAGTTGATTCCACAGGAACAACTTCAGCAAGCCTCCGCTTCTGGTCCTTGGCAGCCAGTGCCCCGGGGTCCCGGTGCCCGAGGCCCAGCCCCTCCAGAGACGGCCTCACCTGCTCAGCAGGCCGTTGTCCTGAGCCTCCTGGGacagggccagggctggggacgGGGACAGGGGAGTTTGCTGCAGCCCCAGGCAGCCGTGTTGTCTCTGCTTGGCTGTGCTgcagagacccagggaagagccgGGCCGAGCGGCCCTCGGCACACGCTGCAGCTGTCCCCTGCCTCGCAGCGGTGGCCACAGCAGCAGGCGCGACAGCATAGAATCTTACAGCACCCGGTGGCCGTGACAACCGTAGCCACCCAGACGGCTCAGCCTTCTTGGGGCCAGCGGGCCGCAAGCCAGTCCGAAG TGATCGAAGTGCCCAGTTCAGTAGTGCTCAGTATATTCACACTGCTGCGCAGCGCGTCTCTAGAATTGCTTTCATCCTGCAGAAGCGACGCTCTTGTCCCCGTCAAGCACCAGCTCCCCAtttccctgtcccccagcccaGGCATGCACGGTATCATTTTCTGTGTCCGCGAGTGTGACTGCTTTAGAGCCTTCGGATAA